The Nocardia sp. BMG51109 nucleotide sequence CGAGCCAGAGACTCGCGAGCGGGAGCGAGCCGCGGTGCAGCGGTTGGCCTTCGAAGTCGCCGTCGGCATCAACGCCGTCACGCCGATCGCCGCGAACGCGCTGGTCACCCTCGTGCTGCTGGGTGTGCACGAGCGTGCGCTGACCCTGAGCGAGGTGCGCGGGGTGCTGGCACCGGTGCGTGACTACATCCGCCGCCGCGGTCTGCCCAGTGGCGAACTCGACACCCTCGGCGACGATCACGGGCTGGCGGTGGTCCTCGAACAGCTGTCGCTGGCGCGCGTGGTGACGGTGTACCGCGGCGGACTGGAGCCGGTGTACTCGATCGAGCCGGGTGCGCATCTGGAGGCGGCGTTCTACCGCAACAGCGCGGTGCACTGGTTCGTCAACCGCGCCATTCTCGAACTGGCCATCCTGGCGGCCGTGGATGCCCCGGAGGGCGAGCAGCTGCAGGCCGGCTGGGATGCCGCCTTCCGGCTGCGCGATCTGCTCAAGTTCGAATTCTTCTTCCCCGAGCGCGCGGAATTCACCGCCCGGATGACCGCGGAAATGCGGCTGGTGGACGAGGATTGGGACCGCCGCCCCGCTCTGTTCGATGCGGCGTACGCGGGACCCTCCGCGGTGACGCCGGCTGCCGCCACCGCGTCCGATGGTGACGCTGCCGGGGCCCTGCGTCGTGACGCTCCGCCTGCGGACCCGTCGCTCGCGTCGCGGCCCGCCGATCCCGCCGACGAAACCGTAGGCAGCGACATCCTGGCCGAGCTGACCGCATCCGGATTCGTGATGGCGCACCGCGTGCTGCGCTCGTTCGTCGACGCCCAGCTGGTGGTGGCCGACCGATTGGCGGCCCGCGAGGACACGGCGCCCCTGGACCGCAAGCAGTTCATCACGGAATGTCTGGCCGTCGGGCGGCAGATGCTGCTGCAACGGCGGCTGCACAGCCCGGAGTCGGTGTCGTCGGAACTGTTCGACACCGCGCTGAAACTCGCCGACAACCACGGGCTGCTCGATCCGCCGTCCGCCGATTCCCCGGCAGCACAGGATGTTTCGGGCGCGGCCGAGGAACTGCGGGAGCGTCGCCGGGCCTTCGCCGACGAACTGCGCACGATCGGCGCCCGCATCACCCGCGCCGCGACCCTGGATCCGTCCCACCGGCTGGAGGTCTCATGAGCGCCATGACGATCGACGAGGCCGTCGCCGCGATCGGTACCGGCCCGCGGGGGCCGCGGATCGCCGCGATCTTCGACTTCGGCGGCACCGTCGTGCACGGCTTCGCACCGGCCTCCGCGGCACGGCGGCTGCTGCGCCGTCGCAGTTCGCGACGCGCGCTGGCCGACTCACTGCTGACCAGCATTCGCGGCGCGCGGGGCGAGGGCGAATACGAGCGTTTCCTGCAGCGCGTCATGCACCTCTGGGCCGGGCACGCGGACGCCGAACTGACCGATCTCGGCGAGCGGCTGTTCCACCGGGCCGGCTACGGCCACCTGTACCCGGAGGCGTGGCGGCTGATCCGGGCCCACGAGGCCGCCGGGCACACGATCGTGCTGGCGAGTTGCCTGACCCGCTACCAGGTGCTGCCCGTCGCCGCGGAGCTGGGCATCGAGCACGTCCTGTGCACGCGGATGGCGACCCGGGACGGCGTGCTGACCGGCCACGTGGACGACAAACCGCTGTGGCGCAACGGAAAGGCCGACGCGGTGCGCCGCTTCGCCGCCGCCCATCGCCTCGACCTCCCCGGCAGTTACGCCTACGCCGACACCGCCACCGATCTGCCGCTGCTGGAACTGACCGGACGTCCGCGAGCGGTGAATCCGGATCCGCACCTGACCCTCGAGTCCGGCGAGCGGGACTGGCCGGTGCTCGGCTTCCGTCCGCGGGAGGCGGCGCGGACGCGCGATATCGCCCGCACCGCAGCGGGTTTCGCGAGCCTGGTCGGCGGTGCGGCGTTCGGGATCGCCGTTCGGTCACCGTCGCGGGAGCGGCAGCGGATGGCCGATTCGATGATGAGTCACGCCGCCGACGCCACCCTGCGCGCGACCGGCGTGCGAGTGCGGATCACCGGCGCCGAGCACGCCCGCACGCCCCGGCCCGCCGTATTCGTCTTCAATCACCAGAGCCAGTTCGACATGGTGGTGCTGGCCGCGGTGCTGCGGTCGGGCTTCACCGGAATCGTGAAGAAGGAGATCACCCACAATCCGGTCTTCGGGCCACTGATGCGATTCGCGGGAGCCACGTTCATCGACCGTTCCGACACCGCCGGCGCGAAGGCCGCGCTGGGGCCCGTGGTGCGGACGCTGCGCGGCGGGCTGTCGGTCGTCGTCGCGCCGGAGGGCACCCGGTCGCTGACGCCGCGGGTGGGTCCGTTCAAGAAGGGCGCGTTCCACATCGCCATTCAGGCCGGGGTGCCGGTCATCCCGCTCGTGATCCGCAACGCGGGCGAAATCGCCTGGCGCGATTCGGCAATCGTGCGCAAGGGCACGGTCGACGTGGCGGTGCTGCCGGCGATCGATGTCGGCGGCTGGGATCCGGGCGATATGGACGCCGAGATCGAGCGGGTCCGGCGGCTTTTCGTCGACACTCTGGTCGATTGGCCGGCGCCCGAAGCCGATTCGGCGCAACCGCTGCGGAACTGAGTCCCGAAGCGCTCGGATGCTGGTGTTCCCGAAGCGCTCAGACGCTGCGGCCGAACAGCAGCTTCCACGGCATCAGCGCCGACTCCAGCTGCACCCGCAGGCTCATCTTGGAGGCGCCCTTGGTGCGCTCCTCGAACCGGATCGGCACCTCGGCGATCGCGATGCCCCTCTTGATGGTCCGGTAGTTCATCTCGACCTGGAAGGAGTACCCGTTGCTGTGGATGGAGGCGACGTCGATGGCGCGCAGGGTGTCGGCCTTCCACGCCTTGAATCCGGCGGTCGCGTCCTTCACGCCCAGCCGCAGGATCAGGTTCACGTAGAAGTTGGCCCACGCCGAGAGCGCCTTGCGGTACCACTTCCACTCCGTCGCGGTGGAGCCGCCCTCGACGTAGCGCGAGCCGAGCACCACGCCGACCGGCTTGCCCGCCTGTTCGCCGGAATTCTCCAGCTTGTCCAGCATGGCCGGAATGACATCGGCCGGATGCGACAGATCGGCGTCCATCTGGATGACGACGTCGGCGTCCTCGTCCAGCGCCCTGGTGATGCCGGCGATGTAGGCGCGGCCGAGGCCGTCCTTCTCGGTGCGATGCAGGACGCTCACCGCGGACGGCTGTTCGACGGCGAGCTTGTCCGCGACCTCCCCGGTCCCGTCGGGCGAGTTGTCGTCGACGACCAGGACGTGCAGGTCGGCGACCGGTAGCGCGGTCAGCCGCGACACCGCTACCGGCAGGTTGTCCCGCTCGTTGTAGGTCGGCACCACCACGGTCACCTTCACAAGTCGCCCTCCGCTCGATTCGACCCGGCCGCACGCCCGCCGCGGCGCGGGCACGATTCTGCTCATCGAACCGTAGCCCACCGGGCACGGCGGGTACGAGTTAGCTCGGGTGAACGCCGGCGCCGGGATCAGTCGTCGTCGCGTGCGTCCGCGCGCGCATTGCGTTCACGGACGATATCGAGGGCCCGCTCGGCGGTGGCCCGGTCCGGATAGGGACCCATCCGATCGGCGAACCAGCACCGCTTGCCCTGCTCGGCGCGATGGTGCTTCAGGCAGTAGTACCAGGGAGCGTCGGATTCACCCATGAGACCAGCATCCCACTCGCCTCCGCTGCGCGTCGCCGATACGCGTGGCGCGGTCTCCGTGCGCGCCGCGGACCCTGCTGCCGAATCACCGCACGTGGAGCCCACCGAATCACTGCACGTGGAGCCCACGGTGGCCCGGGCCCACCCGGGGGTTGCTGCTGCTGGTCGTGTGGGTCGCAGCAAACCCCTATGCCGAGCGGTTCGGGCACCGCGATGTGGCCGGCCGATGTCGCCGCTTTCGCCCTCTCCTATTGGGAATTCGATCGCGGCTCCCCGCGGCCCACGCCCGGCATCATGCCCATGCCCACTGGATCGAGACCACGACGATGATTCGGTCGGGATATCCCTGATCACCTTGTCTCCCGTGATAACCCGCGCAGTGAATGTTCTGAACTGAAAGGTTCACCAATACCCGCGCCGAATTAGACCAAACGCTTGCTACGGCAACGCCGAACGGCCGAAGAACAGGAACAAGAAGCACAATCCGGAAGTGATGCCGCATCAACCGCCGGCAACAGGCGGAACCCGATCCCCAAGGCTCCCTTATGAAACGACCCGAGCCGAAGCCGCCACTCGGGAACTTTGTTGCACCCATCACCGACGAAACCGCCGCCGGCGCATAGAACTACCGCCTGGACCGATCACTGCTTCGAGTTCATGCGACCACCACGTCGTTGGAAAGCACCGCTGAAGCGAGTCAGTCCCTACTACACCCACCAACAGTGACTGTCCTCGGCACATGAGCCACGTCCTGGGGAGGATGCACCCACAGTGAGAAACCTCCGGCACCCATCAACAGCTGACCCGTCGTCGACAGAGGGGGTCACGCCCAGGATGCACCCCGTGGAAGGAGCCGCCGCTACACCCGCCGATAGTGAACCGCCTCAGGCGTGGAACTACTTCTCGAAGGGGGGTCGTGGGGCAAAGCCCCCCGGGCTGGGGTGTGGCGGCGCGACACCCCTCGAACAAGACAAAAACCCTCCGCGAACAGCGGAGGGTTCCAGAGGGTGGCCAAGGCCGGGATCGAACCGGCGACCTTCCGCTTTTCAGGCGGACGCTCGTACCAACTGAGCTACCTGGCCGGGGCACCCGTTTCGAATGCCTGGACATTACTGTGCGACCCTGACGGGACTCGAACCCGCGACCTCCGCCGTGACAGGGCGGCGCGCTAACCAACTGCGCCACAGGGCCTTGCTCTGCTTCCAACGGTGTCACCACCGTACCCCCTACGGGATTCGAACCCGCGCTACCGCCTTGAAAGGGCGGCGTCCTAGGCCGCTAGACGAAGGGGGCCCGCCGGATCTCTCCGGTCCGTGTTCTACGGCTTCCGTGTGGGAGCCCGCATAGCTTATGACAGCTCGATCGTGAAACCCAAATCGGCTGGTCACGGGCCCAGGTTGAGATCCTCCATCCGTGCGGACGCGCGCCATCCGGTGCGGCGGAACTCATCGAGCCACTCGGCGGTCGCCATCGACTCGATGATGACCTCCAGTGCCTCGGTGAACCGCGCCCGCAGGTCTATACCGCCACCGAGCAGGTCGATGATGTAGCGCTGGCCGGCCAGCGAGGCGGCGAGGGTGCGGGTGAACCGGTCCGGATCGGCATCCGGACGCAGTTGCTTCTGGTCGATCGCGCGCACCGCGAGCAGCCGGGTGGCCCGGCCGAGGATGCGCCCGCCGCCGGACTGGACGTCGCGGTAGAACTCGGGCTCGATGACGAGCCGGAACTCGGCCTGGATGATCAGGTCGTTCTCCAGCCGGAGCGCGATCTCGTCGATCATCCCGTGCAACATGTCCAGCGCACCGAGATCGGTTCGGGTGAGCCATCTTTCGGTGGTCGCGCGGTAACGTTCGACCGCGGCGTCCAGCACCGCCCGCGCGAGATCCTCCTTGGAGTCGAAGTGAAAGTACATGGCGCCCTTGGTGGCGCGCGATCCTTCCAATATCCGGTTGAGCGATGCCGCGGCATAGCCGCTCTTCCCGAATTCAACGGCGGCGGACCTGATGATCGCCGCACGTGTCCGGCGGGCCCGCTCTTGCTGCCGTGCCATGCTCGAAACGCCTCCGAAGCTACTTGCCGCCGAAGGACTCCCGTTGTTCGGAACAGTCCTCGACGCGAAGGTTATGAGATTTTCAAGTACTTCAACTCGGGCTATTGCCCGGTTTTTCAAACTTTTGGTACGAAAACTCGCGAGAAAACCTGAAACACACTGGCTGGTATAGTTCTCGGCGCCCGAGGTGTGCCGCAGGGGGTGCGCACCCGGGCGTTTTCTTCGTCTCGGATCTGCCTCCTGCGACGCAATCTCCAGGGCATCACGATCGGCCTGACCGGTCGCGACATCGTCGGGCACATCAACCATAGGCCGAATCCCGTACCAACCGGGGTACTCCCGGTTCTTCCGGAATTCACCAAGCGGTCACCGTACCCCGAAACGACGGCCGTTGTAGGCCGTACCGGCAAGTCAGTTCGCCGAATCGCGTTTCCGGGACAATGGCAAATACACAGCTACCTAATGGGTGATTGGCACCATTCGCGAATTCCGGCGCGCCCCAGCGGCGTTCAACGCCGGGCGCATCGATCCCGGGCGGGCCACCACCCGCCGAACGCCTCGCCGCCCCGCCCCACAGTTCCCCCGCACGACCCACCGACACACTCACCTCCGGTACCAATTGCGTTGTCACGCACCACGATTGGTTGATGTTTCCATACTTCCGCCGTCAAACAAATTGGGAACCAAGGTGATTGTCCCCAGTCGCGGGACACGTTCGGCCGTCCGGCAGCGGCCGGACAACCACCACCCGGGCGTATCGTCCGACTGCCCCAACATGTATCAGCCGGACCGCCGTCGCGAAACACGGTGCGTCGCCCGACCGCTGCCCGCGCACCGCCACCGCTCCGTCCACCCCGCCCCTCGGCCCGCCGGCTCCGCAAGCCTCATCGGCTCCGCCGACCAGCACCGAGCCATCGCACCGGACGCCGCCCGGATACCGGTTACCGCTCACGCGCACGGCCCATTAGACTTGCGGACCGCGCCCCTATAGCTCAGTTGGTAGAGCTACGGACTTTTAATCCGCAGGTCCCAGGTTCGAGCCCTGGTGGGGGCACCACACGTCGGCGGGCGGGCCGCACCCGCCGACCACCGCCCGCCGACAGCCCTTGTGACGAGCGGGTTCGCGTCGGAGCTAACATCGTGCCGCCGCGAACGATAGTCAGCACAGTGTGGTCCACGCCCTTAGACTCGGAACCGTTGTACCCGCCCCGACGTCGTCATACGAGTTCCATCACCGACACTGTGAACTACCCCAGATGCGTTTCGTATCACACCTACGGTGCCGTAAGGTATGGGCGGCGGCGACACGGCCAAGGGGGACTGACGGACAAGAGCGCACGACACACCGAAGGGCACTTATATGGCAAGGGATCTGACTCAACTCGAACTGCTGACGGAGTTGGAGCCGGTTGCCGAACAGAACGTCAACCGCCACCTGTCGATGGCCAAGGAATGGCACCCGCACGACTACGTACCGTGGGACGACGGACGCAACTTCGCCGCCATGGGCGGTGTGGACTGGGACCCGTCTCAGTCGCAGCTCGGTGAGGTCGCCAAGGCGGCCATGATCACCAACCTCCTCACCGAGGACAATCTCCCCTCCTACCACCGCGAGATCGCCGAGAACTTCTCCCAGGACGGTGCCTGGGGAACCTGGGTCGGCCGCTGGACCGCCGAGGAGAACCGGCACGGCATCGTCATGCGCGACTACCTGGTGGTCACGCGCGGCGTGGATCCGGTCGCCCTGGAGGAGGCCCGGATGATCCACATGACCAACGGGTTCGCCTCACCGGCCGAGGCCGACGCCGGATTCCTGCACTCGGTCGCCTACGTGACCTTCCAGGAACTGGCCACCCGGGTCAGCCACCGCAACACCGGCAAGGTCTGCGACGACCCGATCGCCGACCGCATGCTGCAGCGCGTCG carries:
- a CDS encoding HAD-IB family hydrolase — its product is MSAMTIDEAVAAIGTGPRGPRIAAIFDFGGTVVHGFAPASAARRLLRRRSSRRALADSLLTSIRGARGEGEYERFLQRVMHLWAGHADAELTDLGERLFHRAGYGHLYPEAWRLIRAHEAAGHTIVLASCLTRYQVLPVAAELGIEHVLCTRMATRDGVLTGHVDDKPLWRNGKADAVRRFAAAHRLDLPGSYAYADTATDLPLLELTGRPRAVNPDPHLTLESGERDWPVLGFRPREAARTRDIARTAAGFASLVGGAAFGIAVRSPSRERQRMADSMMSHAADATLRATGVRVRITGAEHARTPRPAVFVFNHQSQFDMVVLAAVLRSGFTGIVKKEITHNPVFGPLMRFAGATFIDRSDTAGAKAALGPVVRTLRGGLSVVVAPEGTRSLTPRVGPFKKGAFHIAIQAGVPVIPLVIRNAGEIAWRDSAIVRKGTVDVAVLPAIDVGGWDPGDMDAEIERVRRLFVDTLVDWPAPEADSAQPLRN
- a CDS encoding polyprenol monophosphomannose synthase encodes the protein MPTYNERDNLPVAVSRLTALPVADLHVLVVDDNSPDGTGEVADKLAVEQPSAVSVLHRTEKDGLGRAYIAGITRALDEDADVVIQMDADLSHPADVIPAMLDKLENSGEQAGKPVGVVLGSRYVEGGSTATEWKWYRKALSAWANFYVNLILRLGVKDATAGFKAWKADTLRAIDVASIHSNGYSFQVEMNYRTIKRGIAIAEVPIRFEERTKGASKMSLRVQLESALMPWKLLFGRSV
- a CDS encoding TetR/AcrR family transcriptional regulator gives rise to the protein MARQQERARRTRAAIIRSAAVEFGKSGYAAASLNRILEGSRATKGAMYFHFDSKEDLARAVLDAAVERYRATTERWLTRTDLGALDMLHGMIDEIALRLENDLIIQAEFRLVIEPEFYRDVQSGGGRILGRATRLLAVRAIDQKQLRPDADPDRFTRTLAASLAGQRYIIDLLGGGIDLRARFTEALEVIIESMATAEWLDEFRRTGWRASARMEDLNLGP
- a CDS encoding acyl-ACP desaturase, with the translated sequence MARDLTQLELLTELEPVAEQNVNRHLSMAKEWHPHDYVPWDDGRNFAAMGGVDWDPSQSQLGEVAKAAMITNLLTEDNLPSYHREIAENFSQDGAWGTWVGRWTAEENRHGIVMRDYLVVTRGVDPVALEEARMIHMTNGFASPAEADAGFLHSVAYVTFQELATRVSHRNTGKVCDDPIADRMLQRVAADENLHMIFYRNMCGAALDLAPDQTLDAITLILENFQMPGAGMPNFRRNGVLMAKHGIYDLRQHLEEVVQPVLKKWKIFERDDLTARGEEVRERLGLFLEKLGKDVEKFEEQRDRMLAREAAKRDRQLASTAAGA